The genomic segment TGTTGAAGAGTTTTATTGATGGCGGACAAAACTATCCTATTAGCTTCTGTTTAAAGTACCATGGTATCCCCTAGCACATTGTAAATCATATTTTGCCTTAGTACCCAACCTGAGGAATGACGGTGGAAGATACATTGGCCAATGAAGGTGGCATTTTGAAGATTCTTTTCCTGAATGGAGAAGTGGTGTTAATGGGTTTGAACTTCACTCAATCAGAAATAAGATGAACACAACTTGAACTGTTTATTTGTGAAGTGCCCCCCGCCCCCTATTCCTCTCCTCTCAGGTTCCAAAAATTGCAATTACCAGCAGAAAATCCTCTTGTTATGATCTGACCGTTAGTATTTCATTATTTGGGTTGTGATTTGTTATTAGCTGATTTCACTTGCAATCAACagaaattttatgtttgatgCAGTCAAAGAAATCAAGACGTAGACTTAGACAACCATCTACTGTCCCTGCAGCCTATGCCAAAGTCATGAAGAAGCTTAGTTTCTGTGTTTAAAACTTCCGATGCTGCCAATTACTTGGATGGAAGACGAAAATGTCCATGGCTTAGGGCAGAGTTTTTGTAACAACAGTTGGAACTTAGTTTGAGCATTTAGTTAACAACAACGATACCGCCacaatttttttcagtttgaacTGCAATTCGAACAGTAGTATCAGCCAGTAATAGCTCCATGATTTATTTATGGGATCATCAAAACCGATCTCCATTTAGTGGCTTATGTTAGATATTTTGGTGCATTGTGTTTATTTCAACGATTTGTCAGTTATAATTGAGAGGAACTGTGTTTCACATGCCGGATTTTGGCATGTTTTtctaagtttttgggttctgttcatttaaattttgataaaatcaaggATTGGGCCCAATTCACAAACGAATCGAAAATGGTTAATGCTGTGTTTGCTGTGTTGCTCATAGAATTGGGAGAAAAGGGGGTTCTCATGGAATTTTGTTTGGTTAACCAATAACATGAATCAATTATATTTCCAATGAAATACTAGTTTATtacgattaaaaaaaagaaaaaaaaagattacttaatttatttgttatcaTTAAGAATTCAtcgaaattaaaattaattaaaaaaacaatcttctcTACTTTTATTTGAACtggaatcaattttttattaccatttcattttcattccaaGCAAACCAAACGCAGGAAAGTATAATTAACGAATACTAACAGGTATGGGAATTTTACCGTAGGGATTTGCATTGTTGATTCTCTCACATTTCACTCCAGATGAACtattcagaaaaatatttttttatttttattttggccgtcaaaagtcttttttttagcaattgcatCTAGGACAAACTAAATGACAActaattcaaatttattgacCAAtgacaagattgaaaaaaaaagatcggTGTGGAAAAGAGGCTAAAATAGATAGTGGGTTCAAAGTTCTCAAGAATAGTTCAACTTAGTCCTCTAACTTTAAAAACCATACTCATTTGgtctcttaaattttttttagtttgattttggtaaaaaaaatttatttttattatttgtcaaTTCCTGGTTTAAAATAGGAGAGAGAAAGATTGTTGAATTCCGATAATAAAAGAGGAAATCCACTAATATGATTATTCTTGGTATTCACGGGTTTCATGTGATGAGATGATTTTGGTGGTAGTTATTTGGAGTTTTGATGTTgcctaaaaaaattctaagtcaAGGTAGAAAAACCTAACccaatttgatttttgattttttgggattttttggGCTAATGAATTGGTTTATGGATGTTACAAGAGTGTTGGTAATATGTTTTGGGGTTGAGATGacttaaaaattagttttttttaaaaaaaaaacaactaccaTAATTTTCCACCCACTATGGTGGTTACAGGCTATAGTGGCTGGAACTTTGGCTTGTAAATAAAATCTCgtctaatcttttaaaaaaatatcactcgtctcttttaaagaaaaacatttaaccAATGTAGGTGTGggctctctttttattttatatttaggataaatataaatttaagaaaaaaaattattaacccCAGTTGAGTACATGAATTGGAATGTAGGTTTTAAGGGTTAAGCTACAATATCCAagctattatttcttttaatatttttatttgatgtattttttccttcaatttttttctaaaaacaatcgCAACCTTTGTTGTTgacaatctattttttttaatttaacttaagacaaaaaaatactataatttcactatttatCATCAATGATATACTTTTGTTATCTTAATCTTGCatgtttgtccttttttttttaaaaaaaaatatatttaatgcaaaaaaaaaactcattcgCTTTATTTctgtataattaaatgaaaactaatttataggataaaagatttattgaatttgatgatgTGCATGGCATGCATCAAGAGTTTGGTTAGTTGACTTGAATTcatttgagggttttttttattgagtgctattttttttatcaatttcatccttcaatgttaAGTTAATTagggatttattttttcaatttgattttttacaaGATTATCCTCGCAGGTTTTGCATGTAAACCTGAGTTGACTTAGgtaaatctaatatattttcatctcaaaattagataaaaatattgtatagtatgcaattaattttaaattcatgactaatttttttttttagaaaacaggTTAGCGAtaaatagatattatttttctttgacctGCGGTGCAGCGCGAGTCAATcgtatttttgtttgattaaataaagaatttattataaaaaacaaaattattaaacataattagaTACATGACCCGTGttgtgagattaaatatcttaattttttatttttaagtttggtcTTTAATTATTACTAACcactttttaatgttttattagtATGAAtgatcattaaattaaataaaaaattatttgaataaatagaATTATTGGACACAAGTAATAATAACAGGACCGTCttacaatatcaaatataaaaatagctaGTCAATCCTATTTACAGTCATTTATTTTCTCTGACTCGTGCAGATTTACTCAAAAAGACTACatgaatgaaaataatatatatatatatatatatatatatatatatatatatatatatatatatttgcaaaaaATCATCTTATTCTCAATCATCTCTTATTTTCTCGGGAGTGAGTTCCGCTCGAACGAAACACTCCTAGCGGCCAGGGGCATTAGCGTAGTTTCATAGAGAATGTTAaaagaaaaccctaaaccctaaacggCACAGCGCCTATAAAAGAGAGGGCCGCTGCTTAATTAGCTTGCATCTGATTTTCGTGTAGATAGACATCCTCTGTGCTCTCCGCCTTCTTATTAAATTTTGCTGTCTTGTATTTTAGatcttcttatttgttttacAGTATCCTTTTGATTTCATGTTAGTTTGGGGTTTATTTTCTCTGTGATGATGAAACCAGATGACGAGTCCGATTTATATCCATTCCATTCTCCTTGACGACAATACGAGGCATTTGTCTGAGAGAAAATAAAtcccagattttttttttgattggtTATTGGCAACCGATCCTGCTTTGAAAATacgtttatttttttgataaattgattttgatgtaaatTTGTGTTCTTATCTGAAAAGAAAGATGATGTTTGCTGGAGATGGAAGTGATGATTTTTTCCCCAAATGATCGAAGCTGAATAAACTGAGCGACCTTTCTCTTCGGAGAAACCAAGCCAGGATTCTGATCCATCTCTccaaacaattatatttataacctttctttaaaataaaaaactgctctgtttgatttctgttttatattaaaagtatccgaattaacttttgtttttattattcgaATACCATGAATTAACTCGGATCTTAGGTGCCTTGAACCCGATTCCAGTTCCATCCCAACTTGGTCTGAATTGCGTCTTCATGACTCGATTCTAGCCCTGCTCTCGGGCGTTCAACAAATCCAATTTCACCGATATTGACTAGCACCGAGGCATTGAGACTCCTGAGCcgaacattttttattttaaattattattttattttagatattttcaaataattttaaaatgttgatgtgaaatattttttaaaaaataaaaaatattattttaatatatatttaaataaatacatctattattatattaaaaatatagctaGTAAGCAATATAGTCACTGACAACCAACACTGAAAATTGGAATCGAAGCCTCAAGTAGAAAGCTCAAGAAAGAACAGCTGAAACACCTAATGATGAACAGAAGATCACAAACCAAAAACCATTAAAACACGGACATGCACAAGTAAAGTCATTCGATTCCAAAAGTTGTTAAAAAATTGGGAGTCTAATGTAACAAACAACAGTTGTTAAAAACacctaattatttatttgtaacAAACAACAGTTGTTAAAAAATTGGGAGTCTAATGtgtcaaaaaacataaaaaggagctcaaagaacaagaaatcaatttgtttttgcctATGCTATTGTTACAAACATACAATTCACGGGGAGATAAAAAATAGATGGAATCGATCCGTTCGTGTGTGACTTTACATATCATATATTAGCATATcacatgttaatatatatatttaaatagaattaaGCAAAATTATCAATAGCATTTTTGATCCGATCAAAGAAAATAGaattctcaaaaaaagaaataaaataaacaggCCATGGATAAATCCAGACAACCTTTTTTTAAGCCAAAGCGATCTCTTCATAGGCGTCTGCTCTCAATTGAATCGGGGCTTCATAGGCATCTGCTCTCAATTGAATCGGGGGATAGAAACATGCATATTGCATTCTTGAATGATGAGGTGtgcatgtaaattttttttttcacttgtggATCCAagtattgtttatataaaactcaaacacttaaattgatttaatttattataatattttaaagtaatgatgttttatatCAATGGAATGAAGTAAAGAttgcatattaaaaaattcaaaatcaatcattaTTATTTCAACATTAGATGATTGAAAagtaagaaaagaaatcaaaaaaatattaaaaatacacctcccgtaatttctttttcttttactcaaAGTTCAATCATCCTAAAATGAGATTATTGAAACAACAACAGGAAAATGAGAgaataatattgatatataCAACAAGCATGCTTTGATATTTAGTTGAACATTATGagatatatcaaattaaagtaTTATCTAAAGGGCATAATAGtggttttaattaatatgcattgtttaatttttcattatttctttaattgtatacattttctttttattatttttaatttctacaatagtaaaataatgaatttttaaacatgttattaaataattCATTACAATAATTTGAAAGcaataaacaacataaaataacatACACTTGAATATCCATCTCATATATAGtctgaataataaaaaaataaaaaatatctataattcTGTATTTTAGAAAGCATGTGATTGTATATTTTAAAGAACTagctaataattattttttaaaatacttttcatttcaaaacaaattaaaaataatatttttttattttttaaaaattatttttaatatcagcacatcaaaatgatttgaaaacatcaaaaacatattaatttaaagcaaaataaaaaataaaaaattttaaaacctttttaaaaatatttttaaaatgtagtaCCAAacactaaattataaaataagaagCATAGTAATTAGAAAACTAGCTAAATTGACTTTTTAGTTAGTTTAGCTATAATTTAGctaaaattaagaaacatgGATGTAGATACTCTTACTAACAAATTTTCATTGCCTTACATGCCTTTTCCAAGCCCacgaagcttttttttttttacaaaaatggCAGGAGCGGCTCTTTAGTTAAATATGGACAACAAGAAGGGCAGTTGGTTTTAAAACCCTAAGTCCCTAACTGGACAGAACTGAGTCAGCCAGCAGGGTTCTAGTTTCTTAGATTTCTCCATTCGAACGCTCACTCAAAATCTCTCTAACcatcaaaccaagaaaaaaagaaaacttgatgGGCTCCATCAAATTCCTTGTCTCAAGAACCTCACGCAAAAATCTCTACCAACTTCTCCAAAACACTTCCCTAAATCCTTCATATTTCCCTAGAAACATTCACTCCCTCTTTTCCAGACAATTCCACTCCTCCCAAACTGCCACCTTCTCATCTTCTGCTCTTGAACCACAACAAACTAGCGCCTCTGCTCCAAGCCCCAATACTCGTGTCCCTGCTACTGTCATCACTGGCTTTCTTGGCTCTGGAAAGGTTTTTTCTTACTCACACACACTTATTTGGTTTCTGCTTCTTGAACTGCTTTCTGGGCAGTCTCtgatcttttcctttttcctcaATGAAAGCACCGATACCATTTAAATGCTTCGGGTTTTCAAGATATagcatccctttttttttcacctgTATGATTCTTTATACTGtatttaatttctcttaattTGAACTGAATTGTCGACAATGCAGACAACTTTACTGAATCATATTCTGACATCTCAGCATGGCAAGCGGATTGCTGTCATAGAAAATGAGGTATGGACATTACTCACAAATTTACATgcttttggttatttttttaattatttgttttcttatgaaAAATTACTGATAACCTTGGCTCTCGCTTTAAAGGAAAAATAGTGCTGTTCGGATTTATTATGGTATTTCTTTGTCCAAAAAATTGGCATGAAGGGCAATAATTAATAGTGTTGTAAATATTGAATTCATTAGCCAAAAAATACCTGTCCATGGGTTTCtgctttatatttataaaaagtttaatggttATTTTGGTTACTGTCCATGCAGTTTGGTGAGGTGGATATTGATGGATCGCTGGTTGCCAGTCATTCCACTGCAAGTGACGACATTATTATGGTTAATAATGGTTGCTTGTGCTGTACAGTAAGAGGAGATCTAGTTAAAATGCTCCTGGAGCTGGTGAAGAAAAATAGAGACAAATTTGATCATATTGTTATAGAAACTACAGGTATTATATGTTCCTAGgacttttaagattttaattgtgCAATGTGAATCAAGGGCTAGTTATAAGGTTAAAAAGCTTGGGGGCATTTGGGATTGGTCAAGAGTTGGTAAAAAATGGTTTGGTGCCAAAATGCAGATTTGGATATTGGGTTGCCTTTCTATTTGACTTCTAATGAAAATATAAAGTCTTATGATAACATCCACTCTCAGAAAAAGGGAAAGATGGGGAAGAAAATAAATTCGCCCCATTAAAACCTTATATTGTCATGGATTTCTCATTCTTTGTCCTGTAACAGTTTCATGATAGCCTTCTTATTCTTTCTACTAAACACGTCGACTGCGTGAGGTAAAATTTACCTTTTCACGAGTTGACTGCATTGGTATAGATCCTGAAAGCTTAACTGCTCTATCATATATGAAACCTTTTTGCAGGACTTGCAAAGCCAGGCCCAGTTATAGAAACATTCTGCTCTGATGAGCTGGTTTCTCGTTATGTGAAACTGGATGGAGTTGTTACTATGGTGGACTCCAAGCATGTCTTGCAACATTTGAATGAAGTAAAACCTAGATTTGTTGTAAATGAGGCAGTAGAACAAGTTGCTTATGCTGACCGTATTATATTGAACAAGGTTAATTTTGATGCCGTCTTTGAATGCATTGGCCAATGCTTGTCGGTTAATTTCTTCATCATACCATTTATTTACAGATACCTCTATTTGCATCCTTTTGAAGCCCTAGAGGAATTGATGTTTCTTATACAATCACATATTTATTCTAACCATTTATACAATCTtaccatttatttattctaacCTTTTGGCAGATAGATTTGGTGTCTGAGGAAGAACTGAAGGGATTGACTATGAGAATCAAGGTAAGATTTTCACTTGTACAATCACATATTGTAGGATCTTCTAAGTTGAATCCTAATCTGTATATGATTGATTCCTTTCCCAGCATATCAATGGGATGGCTCCAATTAAGCTAGCCAAATATGGCTCTGTTGACATGGACTTTGTCTTGGGAGTGGGAGGATATGATCTCGAAAGGTTAATGCTCCTATCTTTGAGTGAGGAATCCCatcaaattgttttcttttactttatttcttttaactaTAATTGTtctactaaatatatttttccttgacacacaaataaataagcacactgcaaaatatttttattttctggatGTTACAATTGTAGAAAACATATCTGTTACTTATAGTGTAGTTTGAGCTCTTGTTCTTGGATATGTTGATTTCTGCAGAATTGATTCAGAAGTTCACTTAGACAATTCCTGCAGTTCGATGCATCAACATGGGACCACACAAGGTTGtcttttgttctttattatcATCTTTTCTGTGACCCTctatttgttaatttattagGAAGCAGAAATTGTGTGATGATTATTTGATGAGAGATTGTGAATTGAATGTTGTGATTTTGAGCAATCATTTACCGGGGATGTGCACTTATGAAAATTTTGGTAAATTGGCATTTTTGACCAACTTATAGTTGCTTTTAATATTCTGCATATCTCATGGACAGAAATGAATATCCAGTGCTGATGAGGTGTTTTTGTAATCAGAATTTTGGAGGATTTGAGATTATTGTGATTCTTAAATGATAGGTCTCACAGTCAATCAATTTCATGTAATACTATGATGACTGATGACCAAAAGTAGTACAAAAAGGAACATGCATGGTCTATGCTTCATAGGCAGTTCTGGCCACTCATCAGGTATCCAGTGGTGAAACCTTTTGAAGCAATTCTAGGCCTGGCAGGCGTGAATATGATGCCTCATGTACCCTCGGGGgccaaaaatttctaaaatttatgatGCCAAACTTTCCCTTTCCACCActccaaaagcaaaaaaataaaaaataaaataaaagaaaaccaaaccCATTGAAAGAAGCACTCCCTTCCTGCTCTCGTCATTTCTGTTATCTGTTTCTCCATCAGAATACAATATCTACTTTAGCTTCTTTTGATATCCAGGTTTTTCTTACATAATTGTTATGGTTGATTGCAGAACACCATCAAAGGCATCACCACAACCATGTGCATGATTCTGCTGTCTCTAGTGTCAGTATAGTTTTCGAGGGAATGCTTGACCTTGATGAGGTATTGCAGTTTGTTCCTTTCTGTTATGGATTAAATCTCAACATATTTTCAATCATGAACATCTAGCATCTACATACTAAACACTTTGGTGAGATGGATATTCCTACTCTCTTAATGTGTGGATTTATGATATTCGTACTCTATTTCTTAACCTGCCCttgatatcaaatattcaaAGTCAATGTTgttcatttaaataattttatctagGTTCACAAGGAAGCAATTAAGGGAAGCATTTGccccccttaatttttttaattaacacaaaagatccataaagaaatattttttttgcctcATTTAGTAAAAAGCATCTAACCCCTTCCAACTGTCCTCTTTTGCAATTTGATCaacaaatcaacataaaaatacaaaaatagaagTGCTAGGTAATTtccaacaaatcaaatcaaataagacATATATATGTTTAATCAATTActttaattgatttgttataataaaataagCTTGCATAtgtaattctaaaattaatatattgacaacaaataattatcaaagttgtatattttaaattgtattttttagtttttaaaataatgtttacatttttaaaattttccatTTTAATGATAAGTTGAATTAGTTAATAACTAATCACTAAATTTTCTTCTCaagaaaacaagagagagatGACTTTTATGTATCTTAAAGTTGTagtcttttatttatataaatgttagataaggaaataaaaaattatagttaatacaaaaagttattttgaatttgatacATAGCATGTCCCTACATCCACGAGACATGATCTTGTTATggaatattaaaagaaactacaAGAGGTAGTATTTTTACTGTAGCTATAGACTCATTGACATTACGGTTTAGATCagtgaaattattgttttgcCCCTGCAAACTTAACACAATCGGCTCTGGGAGCAGGGGTATAATGGTCTTTTTGTTCTCTGCACATTTAAATTACTAATGTGCCCTTGGaggcaaaaaataaaacactgatAGTCAAGGGCACTTTTGACCCTTTCATTTTAGTTGCACAACAAAATTTCCACACTGCCCTTgaatcataattgtttttgtccTGGGTCAAGGGGtgttttgtcttttcattttgttttgttttttttctttcgtagCTATCAAGTTTGGTGGGGGtagtttagtatttttttcataaataaaatattatttaatctaaaaaaggCGGTTGCGCTTGGGGCTGACGCGGACGCGCATGGGTTCTTTCGTGTTATTCGGATGGTGTGTATGACGCCATCTCGCGGCCAAACTAGTATATTAGTTattctagtttcttttttttgaggttgaaaaaaagTGTGGTTCACACATGGGCCACCAATCTagtttattctaaaatataacatgataaaCAAAGAgcacaaatcaaaataatccatCTCAACCTAgtgtatttaattataaataacttgaaaaaaatatatagataaacaaagaatactaaaatattattgttaaaaatataacatgataaaCAAAGAATACTAAAATATTCTAGTTTCTTAACCTGccattgatatcaaatattcaaAGTCTATTTCTAGCTTTTTGTAGaacttgtttctctctctctctctgtgtacTCCCGAATTATGAGTTTATTAGAtgtcaatattatttgaaaatttatattgtgAAATTGTCAAACTCAAAATCAATCctatgaaatataaatatatagataattattttcatcatatatgatgaatataataataaaaaataaaattgtaataatTTCTTAACATGATGTCTCACTCAGTTATTCACGTCTACCTCCACAAACTTCTCTTAACATCGTCAGAAGTAATTTTTAATCCTCTATATTTGTCTTTGCCCCATCCTAGATGGAATGAAAAGTCCCTCTATACCCATATTCATTTGGGTAATTGGAGACATACTTGCCTGGGGACAATTACAATTGTCATCCCTACTCTGGAGGCTCATATGTTGGATTCAGTATTCTTCAAATAGCTTTGATATTTTGATTgctttattttcatgaaaatatttaaagttcataaaattttataaaatatatcatgaaaaacaatatacttataaattttcatCGGCCACCATCACTGCCACTATTTCACTGTGGTTGTAACCTCTTTCATCATTGAATCACTTCACCATGATCATCATTCCACACCACCTTTCCGCCATTGCCTTTATCATTATCCATCATCTCAACCACCATAACAGTGTTATCACCATCATTCTGTGAACTTTCCATCTTTCGTATCATTATTCATCGAACATTAAAAcactttttgtaattaaaaatatcattaaattcatGAATAACATAACTAGTAATTGTAGAACTACTATTAACTTTCTTGCATGttaattaatcataattaatCTACTGAATAATATAGATGACTAATCAATTGTCAAGGCAAGGATTGTTTTTGTTTGGCACAAcaaaagaagataaagaaatttGACAGCTAAGATAagctgaaaagagaaaaaaatgaaaaagaaggaaTCTCCTAGATGCTATATATGTAATTGATTTAACCCCATTATTACAAAAGAATTGTGATTTAGCTAGTGAGTCTGGGATTCTATTCTTCTTCCCTTTTTCAGGTTTAGTTATTTTAACATTCTATATTTCTTAAAagtgaaaacaaattattataatagaaaaaaaacgaTTCTCAacttgacaataataataaaaaaaaatcacaaattgataataaaaaataaaatgaaggcaTTATGGCCTCTTTAAAAGTTTACCCTGACTTTTATTATATAGTAAAATACAAGATTTATATGTTAATGGATTGACTTATTTACCTTCATCTATAAGGTTTCTTGTCTTCAATTTTGAGAGACACAGAGAACCATATATTACAAACATTTTGAtgtataaaaaattcttttttggtTGTAAATGGAACAGGTCGATGATTGGTTAGAAAGGctaattgaagaaaaaggtGATGACTTGTACCGGATGAAAGGTGTCTTGTCCGTCACCGGCTCTGATCAACGATACATCTTCCAGGTTTTCCCACAACTTTTTATGCTTTATTTATTAACCAATTATACGTCTAGGTTTTTTGCAGATCCAAACTggttattttcttcatgtttttttccttcaaatccTCACCTCCTTCCATGGTGCTTTTCTTTCAGGGGGTGCATTCTTTATTGGATGGTTGCCCGGGCAAAACATGGGGACCTGATGAGAAGAGAATAAACAAACTTGTGTTCATAGGAAGAAATTTAGATGAAACTGCACTCAGAAAAGGTTTTAAAGGTTGTCTAGCATGAAGACGTTAGAAATACTGTGGTATTTCTGGGGAAGATTCCTTGTTAGGATTATTGTAAAAAGTCAAAAGTAACGATCTACTCTAAAATTAGGGATGAATACAATGATTATGATATTCCAAAGCCTCTATGTTAAGCCACGACGTTCAGAAAGAAGCCTTAAACCAAATTCTAAGTCTCATGGATGAGGTGAACGTGAGTGATAGTTGCGGGCAGTGATTATTGGCTATAGAAAGTTGTTTAGGAGATCATTATGAATACAAGAAATAGTTCG from the Populus nigra chromosome 1, ddPopNigr1.1, whole genome shotgun sequence genome contains:
- the LOC133694103 gene encoding uncharacterized protein LOC133694103, producing MGSIKFLVSRTSRKNLYQLLQNTSLNPSYFPRNIHSLFSRQFHSSQTATFSSSALEPQQTSASAPSPNTRVPATVITGFLGSGKTTLLNHILTSQHGKRIAVIENEFGEVDIDGSLVASHSTASDDIIMVNNGCLCCTVRGDLVKMLLELVKKNRDKFDHIVIETTGLAKPGPVIETFCSDELVSRYVKLDGVVTMVDSKHVLQHLNEVKPRFVVNEAVEQVAYADRIILNKIDLVSEEELKGLTMRIKHINGMAPIKLAKYGSVDMDFVLGVGGYDLERIDSEVHLDNSCSSMHQHGTTQEHHQRHHHNHVHDSAVSSVSIVFEGMLDLDEVDDWLERLIEEKGDDLYRMKGVLSVTGSDQRYIFQGVHSLLDGCPGKTWGPDEKRINKLVFIGRNLDETALRKGFKGCLA